The sequence TGAGGATGGTCTTGGTCCCGAGCAGCGTGCCGACGAACGGCGCGTCCGGCCACGGCACGCCCATGCAGTAGGCCAGCGGCGTCAGGGGCAAGCCCAAGATCCTGCCCAGCGTCCACTCGGCGTGGCCGAACAGGTTGCCGACGGCGGAGACGCCTTTGTCCACCATCGTCACCAACGCCACGAAAGCGATCAGCATGGCGCCCACGTTCAGCGCCAGCTGCAGGCCTTCGCCGGCGCCGCGGGCGGCGGCGTCGAAGATGTTCACGTCGACGCGCGGGATGATCACCTTCGTCGCCGATGAGGTCTCGGGCGTACCGGACTCGGGGATCATGATCTTGGCGATCATCACGCCGGCCGGCGCGCTCATGAACGACGCGGTCACCAGGTAGCCGGCGTCGACGCCCATCGCGACGTAAGCCAGAAGCACGCTGCCGGCGATGGTGGCCATGCCGGCGGTCAGCACCGCGAACAGCTCGCTCTCGGTCATGCGGGCGATATAGGGGCGCACCAGCAGCGGCGCCTCTGTCATGCCCAGAAAAATATCGCCCACTGTCGACAGCGCCTCGGCGCCCGAGATGCCCATCGTGCGCGATAACAACCGCGCCATCACCGTCACCACCCGCTGCATGATCCCGAGGTGGTAAAGAACGGCCATCAGGCTGGCGACGAAGATGATCAGCGGCAGCACCCGCACCGCCAGCACGAACCCCACCAACACCGGCCGCAGGCCGTCCTTGGTCGGCGTGTGCACCACCGTCTGACTGGGCCAGTCGCCGAACACGAACCGGATCCCCGCATCGGCGAAGCCGACAAAATCGTTGGCCAGATCGTTGGCCGTCTCGAACAGCCGGGCGCCCACCGGCGTGCGCAAGGCGAACAGCGCGATGGCGATCTGCAGGCCGAACCCCCACAGCAAGATGCGCGGCCGCAGGGCCCGCCGCCGGTTCTTCGACGTCACGAAGGCGATGCCCAGCAAGATGACGATCCCGACGAGGCCGATCAATCCAGCTCCAGCGCCGGCTTGTGAAAGCGCGCCCGCAGCCGGTTGATCGCTTTGCGCAGCGTCGGCCGGCGGATGCACCACAATTCGATGCGCTGCTTGCCCGGAAAATTGATCAGCGTCAGCCCGATGACCATCACCAGCAGGCCCTGCCCTGGCACGCCCGGCAGGGCCATGATGATCCCTAGCAGCAAGAGCAGCACGCCGAGAAGATTTTTGCCGGCGATTCCCAGCCAGCGCACCAGCGCGTGCCGGTGCTGCAGGAAACGCGCGTCGTGATCGGCCTTGAAGCGATCGGGCGCCCAGTTGACGACGATGGCGGTGGCCAGCGCGGCGCTGCCGATGGCCAGGCCCAGCGAGATGATCCCCGCCCAAACCCAACCGACGCCGTGAAGCAGCCCCTTGATTCGATCGGCGATCTCACCCACGCCGCGCGCCCCGCCCGTTCAGCATCGACGGTCACTCTTCCACGGCCGGGGTGCAGTTTCCAGTGACCGAGGGCAAATCGCGCTAACCTTTCGGGGCCATCGCCACCACCGACCTGCAGGTTCAGTTTTTTTCCAGCATCAGCGAGATCCCGGCCGCCGAATGGGACGCGCTGGCCGGCGACGACAACCCATTTGTCGAACACGCCTTTCTTTCGGCGCTGGAAGAATCCGAAAGTGTCGGCGCCGACGCCGGCTGCCTGCCGATGTTCGTGGGCGTGCGGGCCCAGGCGGGCGCGCCGCTTTTGGGTGCGGTGCCGCTTTATCTCAAGACCAACAGCTACGGCGAGTTCATCTTCGACTGGTCGTGGGCGGGTGCCGCCCACCGCGCCGGGCTGCCGTACTACCCGAAATTGGTCGCGGCGGTGCCGTTCACGCCGGTGACTGGCCGTCGCCTGCTGGTGGCGCCGAACCTCGGCGCGGAGGCCGCCGCGCGCGTGACCGCCCGGTTGATCAGCGGCCTGCGCCAGGCCGCCGACGAAACCGACGCCTCGTCGGTGCACGTGCTGTTCTGTTCCGATGAAGAAGGGCGGGCGCTGGGCCGGCATCGTTACCTGCCGCGGCTGAGCATGCAGTTTCACTGGCACAACCGCCCCGGCCGCCCGTTCGAAGGCTTCGACGATTATCTGACCACCTTTCGTTCGCGCAACCGCAAGCAGGTGCGCAAGGAACGGTTGATCGCCGCCAGCCACGGCCTGACCCTGCGCACCGCCTCCGGGCCCGAGCTCGACGATCGCGACTGGGCGGCGCTGTATCATTTCTATACGGCGAACGTCGATCGCCACGGCGGCAACGCCTACCTGACGCCGGCCTTCTTCGAGATCGTGCGCGCCAAGCTGCCGCAGCGGATGGTGGCCACGCTGGCCTACCGCGGGAAAAAACCGATCGCCGGCACGGTGAACTTCGAGAAAGGCCGCCATCTTTACGGCCGTTACTGGGGCTGCCTCGAAGATCAGCCCATGCTGCACTTCGAGCTTTGTTACTACCGTTTGATCGACCGGGCCATCGAACGGCAGTACACGCTGTTCGAGGCCGGCGCCCAGGGCGAGCACAAGTTGAAGCGCGGGCTGGTCCCGTCGTTCACGCACAGCGCGCACTGGATTCGCCATCCCGGGCTGGCGACGGCGATCGAACACTTCATTCGTTCGGAACGCGCCGCCGTCGAGGAGCAGGCCCTGCTTTACGCCGAGCACGCCCCCTTCCACGCCGCCGACGAAGGGAGCGACGGCGATCACCAGACGCCGAAAAACCCGGACCAAGAATAGCTTTCGTCAGCAACCGCGGCGATCGCGCGCCGAAAAGCCTCCGTCCCCAAACACCATCACGGAGGCTGCCATGAAGATGTTCGCTTCGACGCTCGCTGTTGCTCGCGGTTTGGTTTCTTTGCCGGTGCGCTGGGCGCTGGCGGTTTTGATCGCCGGCGCTGCCAGCGGCGGGTGTGAAGGCGCCGTCGCCGACAGTGCCGGCGCTGCTGGTTCACCCGATCAACTGGGTCAGGTTTCGATCAGCCTGTCGGTGACGCCCACCGACATCCTTTGTTTGCGGGTCACCGGCGACGGACCCGACCGCAGCGTCGTGCGCGACGTTGACCTGCCCGCCGCCGGCGATCCGATCAGCGCCACGCTGACCGGAATTCCTCTCGGCCCGGTGACGTTCACCGGACAGGCCTTCAGCGCCGCCTGCTCTGACGTGACCGCATCCACGGTCGCCGATTGGATCAGCGATCCAACCACTGTGTCGGTGTCTCTTTCGCACATCGCGGCCGTGGCGCTGACCCTGCATCGCAACGGCCGGGCCAAGGTGACCATCGACTTTTCCGACGAGCCGCTGTGCTCGGCCGCCGGCGCGGCCTGCCTGTCGTCGTCAACTTGTTGCTCGCATTCGTGCAGCAAGGGCATTTGCGCCGGCCCGGCCGACGGCGGAATGGACAGTAACCCCGACGGAAATTGACCGACCCTGCCTTGCACGGGCGGCCCACCGTCGGTATGGTCACCGAAATCGCGAGGCCGCCGACATCACTCATAAGCCGGCGGCACCCGATCTCTCAATCTCATTTCGAGGAGGCTGCCGATGAGTTCGTCTGGCAAGAAGCTGGGTTGGTCGTTGATCGCTGGACTGTGTTTGTTGCTGTCCGGCCGTGCGTTCGCGGCGCCGAATCCCACGTCGTGCATCAATGACGTCGACTGTATGGCGACGCCGACTTGTGGCGGCGAAGTCTGCGATTTCACCGGGACCGGAAAGTGCATAGCCGCGGATGCCACGAAGCACCCCATGGATGGCTGGTGCACGTCGTCCCACGGCGACGACGATTGCAAATGCAAG comes from Polyangia bacterium and encodes:
- a CDS encoding nucleoside transporter C-terminal domain-containing protein — protein: MIGLVGIVILLGIAFVTSKNRRRALRPRILLWGFGLQIAIALFALRTPVGARLFETANDLANDFVGFADAGIRFVFGDWPSQTVVHTPTKDGLRPVLVGFVLAVRVLPLIIFVASLMAVLYHLGIMQRVVTVMARLLSRTMGISGAEALSTVGDIFLGMTEAPLLVRPYIARMTESELFAVLTAGMATIAGSVLLAYVAMGVDAGYLVTASFMSAPAGVMIAKIMIPESGTPETSSATKVIIPRVDVNIFDAAARGAGEGLQLALNVGAMLIAFVALVTMVDKGVSAVGNLFGHAEWTLGRILGLPLTPLAYCMGVPWPDAPFVGTLLGTKTILNEFLAYQMMITHAPALAAKSLRIASFALCGFANFGSLAIVLGGLGSMVPERRSDLARLGPRSILAGSLATFMTGTIAGLLGP
- a CDS encoding GNAT family N-acetyltransferase, encoding MPAAEWDALAGDDNPFVEHAFLSALEESESVGADAGCLPMFVGVRAQAGAPLLGAVPLYLKTNSYGEFIFDWSWAGAAHRAGLPYYPKLVAAVPFTPVTGRRLLVAPNLGAEAAARVTARLISGLRQAADETDASSVHVLFCSDEEGRALGRHRYLPRLSMQFHWHNRPGRPFEGFDDYLTTFRSRNRKQVRKERLIAASHGLTLRTASGPELDDRDWAALYHFYTANVDRHGGNAYLTPAFFEIVRAKLPQRMVATLAYRGKKPIAGTVNFEKGRHLYGRYWGCLEDQPMLHFELCYYRLIDRAIERQYTLFEAGAQGEHKLKRGLVPSFTHSAHWIRHPGLATAIEHFIRSERAAVEEQALLYAEHAPFHAADEGSDGDHQTPKNPDQE